One region of Armigeres subalbatus isolate Guangzhou_Male chromosome 3, GZ_Asu_2, whole genome shotgun sequence genomic DNA includes:
- the LOC134227550 gene encoding uncharacterized protein LOC134227550, translating into MEEQQKLNFICGELTEIVLEELNPNAELVKVTLSTPEHLDGFMSVIHNLILETRDKKTSESKTFNLMVKVMKGDEAFRESSLAKLQFSNEIYIYTKVVPEFIQLLTSRNSSVRGENWCPKIFYGKAGKIPNFSSIYETILVMENMTLDEFRAGPRNDLDEAHLKLMTKNIAQFHACTYAMKIENKEKLETLVNGIIPMHYSKDGQIFNSYAVLFKLGLDRIFEYIDNHSSVLDNDQFKTDMMQFRTIHGEEPIHLMQKFLERNEFSVILHGDYNRNNVLFKYENDKPVDLRMFDFQENRYGTPSIDLTFFMCMSMPTGFREKYWNILLKYYHDHLMGTLVDILKCDRNDSRLETYNYNNFMNHMKKFGLYGAMIAAHFLPWMLGSEEECGQLAHHFTKDLNSSEMKHWTRVSGGELVDKRLIEIFRHMSHLGYFSIVDGE; encoded by the exons ATGGAAGAACAACAGAAATTGAACTTCATTTGTGGAGAATTGACTGAAATCGTTCTGGAAGAGCTGAATCCGAATGCAGAGCTGGTAAAAGTCACACTATCGACCCCGGAACATCTAGATGGATTCATGTCTGTCATTCATAATTTAATTTTGGAGACAAGAGATAAAAAGACAAG TGAATCCAAAACCTTCAACTTAATGGTGAAAGTAATGAAAGGTGATGAAGCATTCCGGGAAAGCTCCTTAGCAAAACTTCAGTTCAGCAACGAAATTTACATCTATACAAAAGTTGTTCCTGAGTTCATTCAACTTTTAACATCAAGGAATAGTTCTGTCCGAGGAGAGAACTGGTGTCCAAAAATATTTTATGGAAAGGCAGGAAAAATTCCAAACTTTAGCAGCATATACGAAACCATTCTGGTTATGGAAAACATGACCTTGGATGAATTTCGAGCTGGACCGAGGAATGACCTGGACGAGGCCCATTTGAAACTCATGACAAAGAACATAGCTCAGTTCCACGCGTGTACATATGCCATGAAAATCGAGAATAAGGAGAAGCTGGAAACGCTGGTCAATGGAATTATTCCAATGCACTACAGCAAAGATGGGCAAATTTTCAACAGTTACGCAGTACTTTTCAAGCTCGGTTTGGATCGAATATTTGAATACATCGATAATCATTCCTCCGTTCTCGATAATGATCAGTTCAAAACCGATATGATGCAATTCCGTACGATACATGGAGAAGAGCCTATTCATTTGATGCAGAAGTTTTTAGAAAGAAACGAAttttccgttattttgcatGGTGACTACAATAGAAACAATGTGCTCTTCAAATATGAGAACGATAAACCAGTTGATCTTCGGATGTTCGATTTTCAGGAGAATCGCTACGGTACACCTTCAATCGATTTAACATTTTTCATGTGCATGAGCATGCCAACAGGATTTCGGGAAAAATATTGGAACATTTTGCTCAAGTATTACCATGACCATTTGATGGGCACATTGGTAGACATTTTGAAATGTGATAGAAATGATTCTCGCTTGGAAACGTATAATTATAACAATTTTATGAATCATATGAAGAAATTCGGGCTATATGGAGCAATGATCGCCGCTCATTTTCTGCCATGGATGTTAGGATCGGAAGAGGAATGTGGTCAACTTGCTCACCATTTTACAAAGGATTTAAATTCGTCGGAGATGAAACATTGGACGAGAGTTAGTGGGGGTGAACTGGTTGATAAAcggttgattgagatttttagACACATGAGTCATCTCGGATACTTTTCGATTGTTGATGGTGAATGA